The stretch of DNA ATGTAAAAGTGATATTTCCAAAATCATATTCTGCAATTAGTTTATTCCCTTCATCCACAACTCGAACACTTTCAGTGAAAATAGCATATTCTTTTAGGGGCACGTCATTCTTAAGCAGACGATGAATTTGTATGACATGACTTCCATACGGTTTTTTAGAGTCTTTAACTTCTATAAATTCAATTTCACCATAATGGACAACAAACTTAATTTTTAAATTATAAGCAGAAGAACAGGCTCCACAATGACAAATCCGTTGATATTCATAGCGTTTAATATGCGTATGAAACGCTAAATACATGGCTTCAATTTGCTTCTCAAGAGCAAAAACATCAACCTTATCATCAAGCTTATACATAAATAAGGCATCCCCTTCAATTTCAGCTAACTCCAAGCCTATAGTATTTGTATCAATCAACAGTTCTAATAGCTCGGAAACTATATGTCTGCTATGGCTAATATCTGTATGATGCACAAATTCTGTAAACCCTGAGATGTCAGGAATAAAAAGAATAGCGTTTTGAGTCATTTTAATTAATCTGAGTTTATTGAAGTGATTTAAACTTTTTTGAATATATAAAAATAAGTCGATTTATTTTGTGTTTATTACAACATTATGTTAAAAACCAAAAAGTATTCTTGCAATAAAAATTCATTTGTAGAAATAGCAAAAATATTCACTTTACTTATCGTTTCTACGCTTTAGCATCTAATAAAAAATGTGTAGGTTTGTTTTATGCTTTTTGAAGATGTTTTAGGTCAGGATCACATTAAAAATCATTTAACACAAAGTGTTGACAATGGCAGAATTCCGCATGCACAATTATTTGTTGGAAATGAAGGGTGTGGCACTTTACCCATGGCATTAGCTTATGCTCAATATATTCTATGCTCGAATACTGGTGGGAAAAACACAACTGGAAATGAAGCCTGCAACCTAAAATTTAAAAACATATCGCATCCCGATTTGCATTTTGCTTT from Flavivirga spongiicola encodes:
- a CDS encoding DUF2652 domain-containing protein gives rise to the protein MTQNAILFIPDISGFTEFVHHTDISHSRHIVSELLELLIDTNTIGLELAEIEGDALFMYKLDDKVDVFALEKQIEAMYLAFHTHIKRYEYQRICHCGACSSAYNLKIKFVVHYGEIEFIEVKDSKKPYGSHVIQIHRLLKNDVPLKEYAIFTESVRVVDEGNKLIAEYDFGNITFTYNPLSHLKEKLPEIEPIPNDVPKHKLFDETQLVKIPALELYEVISNFDYRLLWTKGVNKLEYDKNKVNRAGQKHKCLVNKNEEVEQTTVKKTVNKNQLVYGESTTNVPFTKRMNNYFILEETKEGYTKLRIEVFADFKPFGILMKWLIKKNIKKIISENIKKLVQLINSGFSTKK